In one window of Porites lutea chromosome 8, jaPorLute2.1, whole genome shotgun sequence DNA:
- the LOC140945179 gene encoding uncharacterized protein: MEKLANCLNTTIVAQTTQGKEISPTIRFKKGLPQGDALCPMVFILCLNPIAWKVRATEGYRLSKPKSTTAYIDDMKLFAASENKLKRFTTVAKNGMESTGLKWNEKKCAVIHVKREQVEQEVEILYKIADLKPIKSLDQHNTYKFLGVFENTK, from the coding sequence ATGGAGAAGCTTGCTAACTGCTTGAACACTACAATTGTTGCCCAAACGACTCAAGGCAAAGAGATCTCTCCTACAATACGTTTTAAGAAAGGACTGCCGCAAGGTGATGCGCTCTGTCCTATGGTGTTCATATTGTGCTTGAATCCAATCGCATGGAAGGTACGGGCGACTGAGGGATACAGGCTATCTAAGCCTAAATCAACTACAGCCTATATCGATGACATGAAGTTGTTTGCTGCTTCTGAGAACAAGCTGAAACGGTTCACGACAGTCGCAAAGAATGGAATGGAAAGCACCGGTCTGAAGTGGAATGAGAAGAAATGTGCAGTGATACACGTGAAGAGGGAACAAGTCGAGCAAGAAGTGGAGATATTATATAAGATAGCTGATCTTAAACCTATCAAGAGCCTGGACCAACATAACACCTATAAGTTCCTAGGCGTCTTCGAAAACACCAAGTAA